The following proteins are encoded in a genomic region of Sorangiineae bacterium MSr12523:
- a CDS encoding arginine repressor, with the protein MGPVRPNESLSRREAIRHLIRTEQIGTQEELRERVAKLGFDVTQATLSRDLARLRARRVTLAEGGMVYEIEGFPAAAPRGGDLERVRDMVTHVAAGDGLVVVHTLPGAASAVARALDAAKLSELLGTIAGDDTIFLAPARGVAPSKLVKGLISVWKKGMQ; encoded by the coding sequence ATGGGGCCAGTGCGTCCAAATGAGTCGCTCTCTCGGCGTGAAGCGATCCGGCATTTGATCCGGACGGAGCAAATCGGCACGCAAGAGGAGCTGCGCGAGCGCGTCGCGAAGCTCGGATTCGACGTCACGCAGGCGACCCTCTCGCGCGATCTCGCGCGGCTTCGGGCTCGCCGCGTGACCTTGGCCGAGGGGGGCATGGTGTACGAGATCGAGGGCTTTCCCGCGGCGGCCCCGCGCGGTGGAGACCTCGAGCGGGTGCGCGACATGGTGACCCATGTCGCCGCGGGCGATGGGCTCGTGGTGGTGCACACGCTCCCGGGCGCCGCCTCCGCGGTGGCGCGCGCGCTGGATGCCGCCAAGCTCAGCGAGCTATTGGGCACCATCGCCGGGGATGACACGATATTTCTCGCGCCCGCACGCGGCGTGGCCCCGTCCAAGTTGGTCAAGGGGTTGATTTCGGTCTGGAAGAAAGGAATGCAGTAG